One genomic segment of Candidatus Eremiobacteraceae bacterium includes these proteins:
- a CDS encoding S53 family peptidase, which yields MKLRTLAAIGAFALALSWTATARASVGDGVAATVPQFEQVATLIGPAPPTQQIHLVFFLPYPNHQAVDQFTASVNNPASHSFGQFLTPDQFAAEFGPSQSTYSTVEYVATNAGMQVVQTYGNRKVVDVVATVAQADALFNTVIDQYSYDNVVYYANSVPALIPTALKGLIMAVSGFNNFVQKIGTPLVGNPNVPAGFGPPDIETAYDEPVHVNKTYNGNGVTIAIETAYDYMDSDLTGYWSQYGVSRGQNAYVIRKIVDDPVNQGLPAPGQNDETTLDIEQASSNAPGANVIVYEGVDPLNSTFDDMYEQTTIDPRVDVITTSWGSCEAGSDPNEVAADNDLFEQSAAEGQTRFAASGDNGSKDCGTNNPPDGLPGQPNPTNVDFPASSPWMGAAGGTTLALNSNRSINSETAWSGSGGGISGFFSLPAFQSHVPTLFSNQWRNVPDVALCADPNTPYALFWNGSWLLSVGGTSAVAPNMAALYAQIDGYYGKRTGLAGTGLYNGFVHNKYPGQIWHDILSGSNGDYNAHSGYDNVTGVGSLNGYKYMLQVPHPRTGGGLMHVRPHRL from the coding sequence ATGAAGCTTCGCACCCTTGCGGCGATTGGAGCATTCGCGCTCGCTCTGTCTTGGACGGCTACGGCTCGAGCGAGCGTCGGAGACGGCGTCGCCGCGACCGTGCCGCAGTTCGAGCAGGTCGCTACGCTCATCGGTCCGGCACCGCCGACGCAGCAGATCCATCTCGTCTTCTTCTTACCGTATCCGAATCACCAGGCGGTCGACCAGTTCACGGCGTCGGTGAACAATCCGGCGTCACATTCGTTTGGTCAGTTCCTCACACCCGATCAGTTCGCAGCCGAGTTCGGACCGTCGCAGAGCACGTACTCGACAGTCGAGTACGTCGCCACGAACGCCGGCATGCAAGTCGTGCAGACGTACGGCAACCGCAAGGTCGTCGACGTCGTCGCGACCGTCGCCCAGGCGGATGCGCTCTTCAACACCGTCATCGATCAATATTCGTACGACAACGTCGTCTATTATGCGAACAGCGTGCCCGCATTGATCCCGACGGCGCTCAAGGGTCTCATCATGGCGGTGAGCGGCTTCAACAATTTCGTGCAAAAGATCGGCACACCGCTCGTCGGCAATCCGAACGTCCCTGCGGGTTTCGGACCGCCCGACATCGAGACCGCATATGACGAGCCGGTCCACGTCAATAAAACGTACAATGGCAACGGCGTCACGATCGCGATCGAGACGGCGTACGACTACATGGACTCCGACCTCACCGGCTATTGGAGTCAGTACGGCGTATCGCGCGGGCAGAACGCGTACGTCATCCGCAAGATCGTCGATGATCCGGTGAACCAAGGCTTACCCGCGCCCGGCCAGAACGACGAGACGACGCTCGACATCGAGCAGGCCAGCTCAAACGCTCCCGGCGCGAACGTCATCGTCTACGAAGGCGTCGATCCCCTCAACTCGACGTTCGACGACATGTACGAGCAGACGACGATCGATCCGCGCGTCGACGTGATAACGACCTCGTGGGGTTCGTGCGAAGCCGGCAGTGATCCGAATGAAGTCGCCGCCGACAACGATCTGTTCGAGCAGTCCGCTGCCGAAGGACAGACGCGGTTCGCCGCTTCGGGCGACAACGGCTCGAAGGATTGCGGCACGAACAATCCGCCAGATGGTCTACCGGGTCAGCCGAATCCGACGAACGTCGACTTCCCCGCAAGCTCGCCGTGGATGGGAGCCGCCGGCGGCACGACGCTTGCGCTCAACTCGAACCGCTCCATCAATTCGGAAACGGCGTGGTCTGGCAGCGGCGGCGGCATCTCGGGCTTCTTCTCCCTGCCGGCGTTCCAGTCGCACGTTCCGACGCTCTTCAGCAATCAGTGGCGAAACGTTCCGGACGTCGCGTTGTGCGCCGATCCGAACACGCCGTATGCGCTGTTCTGGAACGGATCATGGCTGCTATCGGTCGGCGGCACGAGCGCGGTCGCTCCGAACATGGCGGCGCTCTACGCGCAGATCGACGGTTACTATGGTAAGCGTACAGGCCTTGCGGGCACCGGCCTGTACAACGGGTTCGTTCACAACAAGTATCCTGGGCAGATCTGGCACGATATCCTCAGCGGCAGCAACGGCGACTACAATGCCCACAGCGGTTACGACAACGTCACGGGCGTCGGATCGCTGAACGGGTACAAATACATGCTTCAGGTGCCGCACCCGCGCACTGGTGGGGGCCTGATGCACGTGAGACCTCACCGGCTCTAG
- a CDS encoding S53 family peptidase: MKLFVMTCAAAATLAVAAPVFASPLIASARHETPQAWAPTATQAMRLVNDPRLRVGRLPDTVPMHIVVGLGMRDRVGANNILRQQHTPGSALFQRWLSPSEFTAAFNPTYSQAASVAFYLQRQGFTDITIEPNHLIVSAYGPASRVESAFHTQIRAAIVNGRTVYGNVTAPLVPAQFRGLVVAVLGLSNANQMNVHLTHARVQLSAPAPGRFMGDQAQGTPPPCLSTTGGICVGGEYGPPQYQVAYDAAPSVCPATCTGLRTSVAVIAEGDVTQVVTDLRTAEAYWGLPKVAYSVRTVGIKSTDTSGLDEWDLDTQMSTGMAQTVKHLYVYDTTSLSDSDIALAYSAWVNDRYTQAGNSSFGEAEAVAFADGAMLVDDEELNQAAAQGMTMFASTGDNGEGCPVLLATGAPATGLPETCYPASSPYVVAVGGTTLDTNANGNEPGTYYGEHAWVGTGGGYSAFELAPYWQANGICAECTVQAKAGIGRGIADIAMCGDNNGCPADVFVNGAQTGVGGTSLSSPLSMGVWARLESHFYNGLGFAAPVYYGVYGYYEPCPLGSTACTPTGEPGDDTTALPPDTTAPVGGFHDILIGANGLGVPSGPGWDTPTGMGSVDYCVMQQDIANSIFSGH, from the coding sequence ATGAAGCTCTTCGTCATGACCTGCGCGGCGGCCGCCACGCTCGCCGTCGCCGCGCCGGTCTTCGCCAGCCCGCTCATCGCATCTGCACGCCACGAGACGCCACAAGCATGGGCGCCGACGGCCACGCAGGCGATGCGGCTCGTCAACGATCCACGCCTGCGAGTCGGCAGGCTTCCCGACACCGTTCCGATGCACATCGTCGTCGGTCTCGGCATGCGCGATCGCGTCGGAGCGAATAACATCCTTCGTCAGCAGCACACGCCTGGAAGCGCGCTCTTCCAACGCTGGCTGTCACCGTCAGAATTCACCGCGGCTTTCAATCCCACGTACTCGCAGGCGGCATCGGTCGCGTTTTACCTCCAGCGTCAAGGCTTCACCGACATCACGATCGAGCCGAACCATCTCATCGTGAGCGCGTACGGGCCGGCGTCGCGAGTCGAATCCGCGTTCCATACGCAAATCAGAGCGGCGATCGTCAACGGCCGTACGGTCTACGGCAACGTGACCGCTCCGCTCGTGCCTGCGCAGTTCCGCGGTCTCGTCGTCGCGGTGCTCGGGCTGTCGAATGCGAACCAGATGAACGTGCACCTCACACACGCGCGCGTTCAGCTCAGCGCGCCGGCGCCGGGTCGCTTCATGGGCGATCAGGCTCAAGGCACGCCGCCGCCATGTCTGTCGACGACCGGCGGCATCTGCGTCGGCGGCGAATATGGACCGCCGCAATATCAAGTCGCGTATGATGCCGCGCCGAGCGTCTGCCCCGCGACGTGCACCGGCTTACGCACGTCGGTCGCGGTCATCGCGGAAGGCGACGTCACGCAGGTCGTGACCGACCTTCGTACGGCTGAAGCGTACTGGGGCCTTCCGAAGGTCGCCTACAGCGTCCGAACGGTCGGCATCAAAAGCACGGATACGTCCGGTCTCGACGAATGGGATCTCGACACGCAGATGTCGACCGGCATGGCGCAAACCGTCAAACACCTCTACGTCTACGACACGACGTCGCTGAGCGACTCGGACATCGCGCTCGCGTATAGCGCGTGGGTGAACGATCGCTACACGCAGGCCGGGAACTCGTCGTTCGGCGAGGCCGAAGCGGTCGCGTTCGCCGACGGCGCGATGCTCGTCGACGATGAAGAACTCAACCAGGCCGCTGCGCAAGGCATGACGATGTTCGCCTCCACCGGCGACAACGGCGAAGGCTGCCCGGTGCTCCTCGCGACGGGCGCGCCGGCCACCGGCTTGCCCGAGACATGCTACCCGGCGTCGTCGCCGTACGTCGTCGCGGTCGGCGGCACGACGCTCGACACGAACGCGAACGGCAACGAACCCGGCACGTACTACGGCGAGCACGCGTGGGTCGGCACAGGCGGCGGTTACAGCGCGTTCGAGTTGGCGCCGTATTGGCAAGCGAACGGCATCTGCGCTGAGTGCACGGTGCAGGCGAAGGCCGGCATCGGACGCGGCATCGCCGACATCGCGATGTGCGGCGACAACAACGGCTGCCCCGCCGACGTCTTCGTCAACGGCGCGCAGACCGGCGTCGGCGGCACGAGTCTGTCCTCGCCGCTCTCGATGGGCGTCTGGGCGCGGCTCGAGTCGCACTTCTACAACGGGCTCGGTTTCGCGGCGCCCGTCTACTACGGAGTCTACGGCTACTACGAGCCGTGTCCGCTCGGAAGCACCGCATGCACGCCGACGGGCGAGCCCGGTGACGACACGACGGCGCTGCCGCCCGACACAACTGCGCCGGTCGGCGGATTCCACGACATCCTGATCGGGGCGAACGGTCTGGGCGTTCCGTCAGGACCAGGCTGGGATACGCCCACAGGGATGGGTTCGGTCGACTACTGCGTCATGCAGCAAGACATCGCGAACTCGATCTTTTCGGGCCACTGA
- a CDS encoding helix-turn-helix transcriptional regulator — MSSPTRDPDSAVASIAAAMGVPARAKMLFCLLDGRARTSTELALAAGVTPSTASIHLQLLQERRLAKVIAQGKHRYYALERPDVARALEALSVVAGTPRKIGSRTPHALRFARSCYDHLAGSVGVALHDRLHQMRVFSIQPDRADYSLTPSGISALEALGIDIDAIQSERRRFAFGCLDWSERRPHLGGALGTALLTTALNRRWVSRDHDSRALSITSFGRRELHKRFGLSLEADPTSGGGS; from the coding sequence ATGAGTTCACCGACGCGAGATCCGGATTCCGCCGTCGCCTCGATCGCCGCCGCTATGGGGGTTCCCGCAAGAGCGAAGATGCTTTTTTGCCTGCTCGATGGCCGGGCACGGACGAGCACGGAGCTCGCTCTCGCTGCGGGCGTGACGCCGTCCACCGCGAGCATACACCTTCAGCTATTGCAAGAACGGCGTTTGGCGAAGGTGATCGCACAAGGCAAGCATCGCTATTACGCGCTCGAACGGCCAGACGTCGCGCGGGCGCTCGAAGCGCTGAGCGTCGTCGCCGGCACGCCGCGAAAGATCGGCTCGCGCACGCCCCATGCGCTCCGCTTTGCGAGGTCATGCTACGACCACCTCGCGGGCAGCGTCGGCGTTGCGCTTCACGATAGACTTCACCAAATGCGCGTATTCTCGATACAGCCCGATCGCGCGGATTATTCGCTCACCCCGTCGGGCATATCAGCGCTCGAAGCGCTCGGCATCGACATCGACGCGATTCAATCGGAGCGGCGCCGCTTCGCATTCGGGTGCCTCGATTGGAGCGAACGAAGACCGCATCTCGGCGGCGCGCTCGGTACAGCCCTCCTGACGACTGCTCTGAACCGGCGGTGGGTAAGCCGCGACCACGACAGCCGCGCGCTAAGCATCACCTCATTCGGCCGCCGCGAGCTGCACAAGCGCTTCGGTCTATCGCTCGAGGCCGACCCGACCTCGGGTGGCGGCTCTTGA
- a CDS encoding BTAD domain-containing putative transcriptional regulator: protein MFVHRLKFTPPPLLSNWLERPHLERRFKPGIRVVSIIAGPGYGKTVLASRLFETWKGPKLWYSLDQSDTDLAVFATHLDAGLRSLGLDMPSFDSVDAASLGSPKDIGGRFADALATQDDSNAPLLVFDDAHTIEGSRTLAAVGELVDRGYRHGACFIVTGRSIPIPLHQIAASTQLISFGATDLAFDEDETRTFLDRTTHDDARKGSAWLVSRAEGWPAGLALIASGGSGKSTGEQPASLAAGDEDARRFLFDYLASEVLNSLGESDRRFLEDTSVVDQLEVGLCDAIRGASDSRATLESFARRGLFVVQISDDAFTYHKLFQEFLRHHALRSQPADRAALLHRRAGDFLAARGDPAAAIEHYLDGGDVAQASDVLEERAFALLRAGLVAAVGAIVRKIPEQRIASSPTLLGALGRLQRERGEWDAALSSLERAIAGARQRKQYDVLAESVRICAPILASRGEFERLRTMLDEALAVGLDLPETSVTSLRMTLAAVNLETERLDEALEIYKEITPSVVSRGDLGAHGLVLHNTAVAHLRRGDIYAGLSMYERALKLKEAAGQRVSRLTTLGDIVYAKTLLGDVDDAERAADALLAQAQDIGATSMIARAHEQRGVLALMRGEIAGAEAAFREAEAACDPGDVLVLPDIEHGLAQCALAKGDVDRADVLSARAIGVFKGAGRRQQIAPMLITRAACAVARGEWEAAANAAREAVVASGDGLNALLHATACIDSAVILARCTKQAKGALSIDLDRAASQAATEAIALIHQRDYRFLLRTKAAAFENLRLDMRRWQIGSGLMPFIREGRPAAALRIEMLGSLRVSIGGTHVAPEAWKRRRAPEIFAYLVANRGQGVARERLVDLYWPDSDADAAHDSLRVTITAVRKAIGEVIKYEANTYCFVAPAGTTIDVDDFDASIERAQQAAAAGDNSGARTNYAAATSLYRGDFLEGMQEGGWQWRERERLRATCLEALRWLASERSAAGDITGQRLAYERLLEVAPFDLEAVRARLEALCEESRIVEAKRDYADWRARYLSAVGAEAPEIWSPSYDAAHSKP from the coding sequence GTGTTTGTCCATCGGCTGAAGTTCACGCCGCCGCCTTTGCTTTCCAATTGGCTCGAGCGTCCACATCTCGAGCGGCGGTTCAAGCCGGGCATACGCGTCGTCTCGATCATCGCGGGTCCCGGTTACGGCAAGACGGTCCTCGCGAGCCGCCTCTTCGAGACGTGGAAGGGCCCGAAACTCTGGTATAGCCTCGATCAGTCCGACACCGACCTCGCCGTTTTCGCCACGCACCTCGACGCGGGTCTGCGATCGCTCGGCCTCGACATGCCTTCGTTCGACTCGGTCGACGCCGCAAGTCTCGGATCGCCCAAGGACATCGGCGGCCGCTTCGCCGACGCGCTCGCGACGCAAGACGATTCAAACGCTCCGCTCCTCGTATTCGACGACGCACATACTATAGAAGGAAGCCGCACGCTTGCCGCCGTCGGCGAGCTCGTCGACCGCGGTTATCGTCACGGCGCGTGTTTCATCGTCACCGGCCGCTCGATCCCGATCCCCCTTCATCAGATCGCCGCTTCGACGCAGCTCATCTCGTTCGGCGCAACAGACCTCGCATTCGACGAAGACGAGACGCGGACGTTTCTCGACCGCACAACGCACGACGACGCGCGAAAGGGGTCGGCCTGGCTCGTTTCTCGCGCCGAGGGCTGGCCGGCGGGTCTCGCGCTCATCGCTTCGGGCGGCTCGGGAAAAAGCACCGGCGAGCAGCCCGCATCGCTTGCCGCCGGAGACGAGGATGCTCGACGCTTTCTCTTCGACTATCTTGCAAGCGAGGTCTTGAACAGCCTAGGCGAGTCGGACCGGCGATTCCTCGAAGACACATCGGTCGTCGATCAGCTCGAGGTCGGATTGTGCGATGCGATTCGCGGCGCGAGCGATTCGCGTGCGACGCTCGAATCGTTCGCCCGCCGAGGCCTTTTCGTCGTCCAGATCTCCGACGATGCATTCACGTACCACAAGCTCTTCCAAGAATTCTTGCGCCATCACGCGCTCAGATCGCAGCCTGCAGACCGAGCCGCGCTCCTCCATCGACGCGCCGGCGACTTCTTGGCCGCTCGCGGCGACCCGGCTGCGGCGATCGAGCATTATCTCGACGGCGGCGACGTCGCGCAAGCCTCGGACGTCCTAGAAGAGAGGGCCTTCGCACTGCTGCGCGCCGGCCTCGTCGCGGCGGTCGGCGCGATCGTCCGCAAGATCCCGGAACAGCGCATCGCCTCGAGTCCGACGCTGCTCGGCGCGCTCGGCCGGCTTCAGCGCGAGCGCGGCGAGTGGGATGCCGCGCTGTCTTCGCTCGAGCGCGCGATCGCCGGAGCTCGTCAACGCAAGCAATATGACGTCCTCGCCGAGAGCGTGCGCATCTGCGCTCCGATCCTCGCCTCGCGGGGCGAGTTCGAGCGGTTGCGGACCATGCTCGACGAGGCGCTCGCGGTCGGGCTCGACCTGCCCGAGACGAGCGTCACGAGCCTGCGGATGACGCTCGCGGCCGTCAACTTGGAAACCGAGCGTCTCGACGAAGCGCTCGAGATCTACAAGGAGATCACGCCGTCTGTGGTCAGCCGCGGCGACCTTGGCGCGCATGGGCTCGTCCTCCACAACACGGCGGTCGCACATCTCCGCCGCGGCGATATCTACGCCGGTCTCTCGATGTACGAACGCGCGCTGAAACTCAAAGAAGCGGCGGGGCAGCGCGTGTCGCGTCTGACGACGCTCGGCGATATCGTCTACGCGAAGACGCTTCTCGGCGACGTCGATGACGCCGAACGCGCCGCCGACGCGCTTCTTGCCCAAGCGCAGGACATCGGTGCGACGTCGATGATCGCGCGCGCCCACGAACAGCGCGGCGTCCTCGCTCTCATGCGCGGCGAGATCGCCGGCGCCGAAGCCGCGTTCCGCGAAGCCGAGGCGGCATGCGATCCGGGTGACGTCCTCGTATTGCCCGACATCGAGCACGGTCTCGCGCAATGCGCGCTCGCCAAAGGTGACGTCGATCGTGCCGACGTCTTGAGCGCGCGCGCGATCGGCGTCTTCAAAGGCGCTGGCCGGCGCCAGCAGATCGCGCCCATGCTTATCACGCGCGCCGCGTGCGCCGTCGCTCGCGGCGAGTGGGAGGCGGCGGCGAATGCGGCTCGCGAAGCGGTCGTCGCTTCCGGCGACGGGCTGAACGCGCTGCTTCATGCCACTGCATGCATCGACTCGGCCGTCATCCTCGCGCGCTGCACGAAGCAGGCGAAGGGTGCGCTTTCGATCGACCTCGATCGAGCGGCATCGCAGGCCGCGACCGAAGCGATCGCGCTCATCCACCAACGCGACTACCGGTTCTTGCTCCGCACGAAGGCCGCGGCGTTCGAAAATCTGCGCCTCGATATGCGTCGCTGGCAGATCGGTTCCGGCCTCATGCCGTTCATCCGCGAGGGTCGCCCGGCGGCGGCGCTGCGGATCGAAATGCTCGGATCCTTAAGGGTGAGCATCGGCGGCACGCACGTCGCACCCGAAGCATGGAAGCGCCGGCGCGCGCCCGAGATATTCGCGTACCTCGTCGCCAACCGCGGTCAAGGTGTCGCGCGCGAACGGCTCGTCGACCTTTATTGGCCCGATAGCGACGCGGACGCCGCCCACGACAGCCTTCGCGTGACGATCACCGCCGTGCGCAAAGCGATCGGCGAGGTCATCAAGTACGAGGCGAATACGTATTGCTTCGTCGCACCGGCGGGCACGACGATCGACGTCGACGATTTCGACGCGAGCATAGAGCGCGCGCAGCAAGCAGCGGCAGCCGGCGACAACTCCGGCGCTCGTACGAACTACGCGGCGGCGACGTCGCTGTATCGCGGCGATTTTCTCGAAGGCATGCAGGAGGGCGGTTGGCAATGGCGAGAGCGCGAGCGGCTCCGGGCGACGTGCCTCGAGGCGCTCCGTTGGCTCGCGTCCGAACGCTCGGCAGCCGGCGACATCACGGGCCAGCGCCTCGCTTACGAACGCCTGCTCGAAGTGGCGCCCTTCGATCTCGAAGCTGTGCGAGCTCGGCTCGAGGCGCTTTGTGAAGAATCCCGGATCGTGGAAGCCAAGCGCGACTACGCCGATTGGCGTGCACGTTATTTGTCGGCTGTCGGAGCCGAAGCACCCGAGATATGGTCGCCGTCCTACGATGCGGCCCATTCGAAGCCGTGA
- a CDS encoding aspartyl protease family protein: MIAALAAAALLSAPATPTGGMTGSGSGIVTVAMAVLSRARTAAGGDALAQLRSVHLHERVTALGLTGDGDEWDDLVTGRFAQSQSKALGPLAGAQGFDGKNAWEQDATGLAHYTDSEGALENAATRAYTTSFSYLFANRRPGSTTFVGKKDVDGKTYLVVRATPKGGFPIDLYFDPQTYLLAREVVTVSRSQSGITDFSDYRTVGGCVLPYHIHLQDARGNEFVTTIISAQPNADVASHFAMPSTLPHDFAVSSSSGSTTFPIELINNHIYLNAMVDGKGPFRFVFDTGGQGILNPDVAAKLGIAGTGNLQAGGAGAGTVQTGFAWVPKVQLGGATLTHQSFAILPLGPVMQAIEGLHIDGMVGYETAARYLVTIDYAKRTMTLSLPKPGVRPPGVAVPFVFDDTIPEFHGSIDGVDGVFVVDTGNRQSLVLSSPFVAKHDLTSRYKPTVSGITGFGIGGPSSASLTRVKSLDVESLDVPNVITALSTDTMGAMADPTIAGNVGGGLLKRFTVTFDYQHQLMYLQKNDDFETGDIYDRSGVVLVAGKAGIRALGVLSGTPAARAGLHPGDLIIGIDGMAAADIGLARIRTILHGPAGTKVQLKVSTSGVERDVTLTLANYI, from the coding sequence ATGATCGCTGCGCTCGCCGCGGCCGCGCTTCTTTCTGCGCCTGCTACTCCGACCGGGGGCATGACCGGTTCCGGCAGCGGAATCGTCACCGTGGCGATGGCAGTCTTGTCGCGCGCTCGAACAGCAGCCGGAGGCGATGCGCTCGCACAACTCCGTTCGGTGCACCTGCATGAGCGCGTCACCGCGCTCGGCCTCACCGGCGACGGCGACGAATGGGATGATCTCGTCACCGGCCGTTTCGCGCAGTCGCAATCGAAGGCGCTCGGCCCGCTCGCCGGAGCGCAAGGTTTCGACGGCAAGAACGCGTGGGAGCAAGACGCGACGGGTCTTGCTCACTACACCGACAGCGAAGGTGCGCTCGAGAACGCTGCCACGCGAGCATACACGACATCGTTCTCATACCTGTTCGCTAATCGACGTCCCGGGTCGACGACATTTGTCGGCAAGAAAGACGTCGACGGTAAGACGTATCTCGTCGTCCGCGCGACGCCGAAGGGCGGCTTCCCCATCGACCTCTACTTCGACCCGCAGACGTATCTGCTTGCGCGCGAGGTCGTCACCGTATCGCGTTCGCAGTCGGGTATTACGGACTTCTCCGACTACCGGACGGTCGGCGGTTGCGTGCTACCCTACCACATCCACCTTCAAGACGCGCGCGGCAACGAGTTCGTCACGACGATCATCAGCGCGCAGCCCAACGCCGATGTGGCGTCGCATTTCGCGATGCCGTCGACGCTGCCGCATGACTTCGCCGTCTCGTCGAGCAGCGGCAGCACGACGTTCCCGATCGAGCTCATCAACAACCACATCTACTTGAACGCGATGGTCGACGGCAAGGGGCCGTTCCGATTCGTCTTCGACACCGGCGGCCAGGGAATTCTCAACCCCGACGTCGCTGCAAAGCTGGGCATCGCGGGGACTGGGAATCTCCAAGCGGGCGGTGCCGGCGCAGGCACCGTGCAGACCGGCTTCGCGTGGGTGCCCAAGGTGCAGCTCGGCGGCGCGACGTTGACGCACCAATCGTTCGCCATCTTGCCGCTTGGACCGGTGATGCAGGCCATCGAAGGCCTGCATATCGACGGTATGGTCGGCTACGAGACCGCGGCGCGCTACCTCGTCACGATCGACTACGCGAAACGCACGATGACGCTGTCGCTTCCAAAACCTGGCGTTCGCCCGCCCGGTGTAGCGGTGCCGTTCGTCTTCGACGATACGATTCCAGAATTCCATGGTTCAATCGACGGCGTCGACGGCGTTTTCGTCGTCGACACCGGCAATCGCCAATCGCTCGTCCTCTCCTCGCCTTTCGTCGCGAAGCACGATCTCACGAGCCGCTACAAACCGACGGTCAGCGGAATCACCGGTTTCGGCATCGGCGGACCGTCGAGCGCGAGCCTCACACGCGTCAAGTCGCTCGACGTCGAATCTCTCGACGTGCCGAACGTCATCACGGCGTTGTCGACCGACACGATGGGCGCCATGGCCGATCCGACCATCGCCGGGAACGTCGGCGGCGGCTTGCTCAAACGCTTCACCGTGACGTTCGATTATCAACACCAGTTGATGTACCTTCAGAAGAACGACGACTTCGAAACCGGCGACATCTACGACCGCAGCGGCGTCGTGCTCGTGGCTGGCAAAGCGGGGATCAGAGCCCTCGGCGTGCTCAGCGGAACGCCCGCCGCGCGAGCCGGCTTGCATCCGGGCGACTTGATCATCGGCATCGACGGAATGGCCGCCGCCGACATCGGGCTCGCTCGGATCCGTACGATACTCCATGGTCCAGCCGGCACAAAAGTGCAGCTCAAGGTCTCGACGTCGGGTGTGGAACGCGACGTCACTCTGACCCTCGCGAACTACATCTGA
- a CDS encoding NIPSNAP family protein, translated as MHRLVCLIRYQIDPFQIEAFTQYARNWGDIIPRCGGDLLGYFVPHEGTNDVAWALIAFDSLAAYENYRTTLKIDPQARANFDEAESKRFILREERNFVRGVEGTLSRRASIRNAL; from the coding sequence ATGCATCGACTAGTCTGCCTCATCAGGTACCAAATCGATCCGTTTCAGATCGAGGCGTTCACCCAGTATGCCCGCAACTGGGGCGACATCATCCCGCGCTGCGGCGGCGACCTGCTCGGCTATTTCGTGCCGCACGAAGGCACGAACGACGTCGCGTGGGCGCTCATCGCTTTCGACAGCCTCGCCGCGTACGAAAACTACCGGACGACGCTCAAGATCGATCCGCAAGCGCGCGCCAACTTTGATGAAGCCGAGTCCAAGCGATTCATCCTGCGCGAAGAACGGAACTTCGTGCGAGGAGTCGAGGGGACGCTTTCGCGGCGCGCGTCCATCCGCAACGCTCTATAA